One Candidatus Flexicrinis proximus DNA window includes the following coding sequences:
- the rimM gene encoding 16S rRNA processing protein RimM — protein sequence MANSPAPKYLQIGEILRPHGVHGELRMRVVTNYPERIPDLKRVYLGRDPFDPKPQKYEIASVRWHHEIALVTLKGVDDRDAADRLRQLSVLVAIADAVPLEAGEVYLFEIIGMRTGTETGGDLGEVTDILEAGPNDIYVINGEKYGEFTIPDVPQFILRIDKAQRQLVVRLMDGLLPDPK from the coding sequence ATGGCGAACAGCCCTGCCCCAAAATATCTGCAGATCGGCGAGATTCTGCGCCCGCATGGCGTACATGGCGAGCTGCGGATGCGGGTGGTCACGAACTACCCTGAGCGCATCCCCGACCTGAAGCGCGTTTACTTAGGACGCGACCCCTTCGACCCCAAACCGCAGAAATACGAGATCGCGTCGGTGCGCTGGCATCACGAAATCGCGCTGGTGACGCTGAAAGGCGTGGACGACCGCGACGCGGCGGACCGCCTGCGCCAACTTTCGGTGCTGGTGGCGATTGCGGACGCGGTGCCGCTGGAAGCCGGAGAAGTGTATCTCTTCGAGATCATCGGCATGCGGACCGGGACGGAGACGGGCGGAGACCTGGGCGAAGTGACGGACATCCTGGAAGCCGGGCCGAACGATATTTACGTGATCAACGGCGAGAAATACGGCGAATTCACGATCCCGGACGTGCCGCAATTCATCCTGCGAATCGATAAAGCGCAACGCCAACTGGTCGTGCGACTGATGGATGGCCTGCTGCCGGACCCGAAATGA
- a CDS encoding KH domain-containing protein: MEDELVQFIAKSLVDNPDDVSVRRKETSGSVIVHLKVSAADMGRVIGKQGRIANAMRTLLRVVAPEDKRVILEID, encoded by the coding sequence ATGGAAGACGAATTGGTACAGTTCATCGCGAAGTCGCTGGTGGACAACCCCGACGACGTGAGCGTACGCCGCAAGGAAACGAGCGGGTCGGTCATCGTGCACCTGAAGGTCTCGGCGGCAGATATGGGGCGCGTGATCGGCAAGCAGGGGCGGATCGCCAACGCGATGCGGACGCTGCTGCGCGTGGTTGCCCCTGAAGACAAGCGCGTTATCCTCGAAATCGACTAA
- the ffh gene encoding signal recognition particle protein, producing MFSNLSKRLQDTFDRLGKGGKISENDLNTVMRDVRMALLEADVALPVVKDFVNRVRESAVGAEVHKALRPAQQVVKIVHDELVTTLGEPGRLNFFSGSKPHVIMMVGLQGSGKTTTAAKLAVHLRREGRQPFLVACDTYRPAAVDQLVTLGKQIGVPVYEEGTRATPVEIAKRGLEAARAANAAVCIIDTAGRLQIDDQLMTELEEIKQRTHPAEILLVADAMTGQEAVNIAQGFNQRVSITGLILTKVDGDARGGAAISMRAVTNVPIKFLGTGEKIDGFEVFHPDRLVDRILGMGDMMTLIEKAEEEFDEDEAEKLAKKMLQNQFTLQDFLEQLQRIKRMGPIANILGMIPGMSKLQMAGKIDQTDMENRLKRVEAIINSMTTKERANPKVLNASRRRRIATGSGVQVRDVNEVLNQFQQMQTLMSQMRKGKMPKGMPNMFG from the coding sequence ATGTTTAGTAACCTTAGCAAGCGCCTCCAGGACACGTTCGACCGTCTTGGCAAAGGCGGGAAGATCAGCGAGAACGACCTCAACACGGTTATGCGCGATGTGCGTATGGCGCTGTTGGAGGCGGACGTTGCGCTGCCCGTCGTCAAGGATTTCGTAAACCGCGTGCGCGAAAGCGCGGTGGGAGCCGAGGTTCATAAGGCGCTGCGCCCGGCGCAGCAAGTGGTCAAGATCGTTCATGACGAACTGGTCACGACGCTTGGAGAGCCGGGGCGACTCAACTTCTTCAGCGGCAGCAAGCCCCATGTGATCATGATGGTCGGCTTGCAAGGGTCGGGCAAGACGACGACCGCCGCGAAGCTGGCCGTCCATCTGCGGCGCGAAGGCCGTCAACCCTTCCTCGTCGCGTGCGACACGTACCGTCCGGCTGCCGTAGACCAGCTTGTTACGCTGGGCAAGCAGATAGGCGTGCCAGTCTATGAAGAAGGAACGCGGGCGACACCTGTAGAGATCGCCAAGCGGGGACTGGAAGCGGCGAGAGCGGCAAACGCGGCGGTGTGTATTATCGACACCGCGGGCCGGCTGCAGATTGACGACCAGCTGATGACCGAGCTGGAAGAGATCAAGCAGCGGACGCATCCGGCGGAAATCCTGCTGGTCGCGGACGCCATGACCGGCCAGGAAGCGGTGAACATCGCGCAGGGGTTCAACCAGCGCGTGAGCATCACCGGGCTGATCCTGACCAAGGTAGACGGCGACGCGCGTGGCGGCGCAGCGATCTCGATGCGCGCCGTGACGAACGTGCCGATCAAGTTCCTGGGCACGGGGGAGAAGATCGACGGTTTCGAGGTCTTCCACCCTGACCGGCTGGTTGACCGAATCCTGGGCATGGGCGACATGATGACGCTCATCGAAAAAGCCGAGGAAGAGTTCGACGAGGACGAAGCCGAGAAACTCGCCAAGAAGATGCTGCAGAATCAGTTTACACTGCAGGATTTTCTCGAACAATTACAGCGGATCAAGCGGATGGGGCCAATCGCCAACATCCTGGGCATGATCCCCGGCATGAGCAAACTGCAAATGGCCGGGAAGATCGATCAAACGGACATGGAGAACCGGCTGAAGCGCGTCGAAGCGATTATCAATTCGATGACGACCAAGGAACGGGCAAATCCCAAAGTCCTCAACGCAAGCCGCCGCCGCCGTATTGCTACGGGGAGCGGCGTGCAGGTGCGAGATGTAAACGAAGTGCTCAATCAGTTCCAGCAGATGCAGACACTGATGAGCCAAATGCGTAAGGGCAAGATGCCGAAGGGCATGCCCAATATGTTCGGATAA
- a CDS encoding metal ABC transporter ATP-binding protein codes for MWPQKQIEGGPEGVSPPAGAWRQRLHPQHAVQPLASIPAGGSVASHHHHERLPSLCVVDLAAGYPDDKRAVSEINFDVYPGERVAVVGPNGAGKSTLFKAIAGVIPFTSGEISQGGRDCSDSHDLIGYVPQQNAVDWNFPASVGDVVMMGRARQIGWFRWPSAADWKAVQHALDQVGMLKYINRRIGRLSGGQKQRVFIARALTQAADVLLLDEPFNGVDVTATEEILDTLDRLRQDGVTVLVATHDMDLATTQFDKMMLIKRKLIAYGRPDDVYTPDNLKAAYGSRVSFLRDGERILVALDEH; via the coding sequence ATGTGGCCTCAAAAGCAAATTGAGGGAGGTCCGGAGGGTGTAAGCCCTCCGGCGGGGGCGTGGAGGCAGCGCCTCCACCCACAACATGCAGTCCAGCCGCTGGCGTCTATCCCTGCAGGAGGTTCTGTGGCTTCGCATCACCATCACGAACGTCTCCCATCGCTCTGCGTCGTCGACCTGGCCGCCGGCTATCCCGACGACAAACGCGCCGTCAGCGAAATCAATTTCGACGTCTATCCGGGTGAACGCGTTGCGGTGGTCGGCCCCAATGGCGCCGGCAAAAGCACCCTGTTCAAGGCTATCGCTGGCGTCATCCCCTTCACCAGCGGCGAGATTTCCCAGGGCGGCCGCGACTGCAGCGACAGTCACGACCTGATCGGCTACGTCCCGCAGCAGAACGCCGTCGATTGGAACTTTCCGGCCTCAGTCGGTGATGTCGTCATGATGGGACGCGCCCGCCAGATCGGCTGGTTCAGGTGGCCCTCCGCCGCCGACTGGAAGGCCGTCCAGCACGCCCTTGACCAGGTCGGTATGCTCAAGTACATCAATCGCCGCATCGGTCGCCTCAGCGGCGGCCAGAAACAGCGCGTATTCATCGCCCGTGCCCTGACACAGGCCGCCGATGTCCTGCTCCTCGACGAGCCGTTCAACGGCGTCGACGTCACCGCCACCGAGGAAATCCTCGATACCCTCGACCGGCTCCGTCAGGATGGCGTGACCGTCCTCGTCGCCACCCATGACATGGACCTGGCCACCACCCAGTTCGACAAGATGATGCTCATCAAACGCAAACTCATCGCCTACGGCCGGCCCGACGATGTCTACACGCCAGACAACCTCAAGGCGGCCTACGGCTCCCGCGTCAGCTTCCTCCGTGACGGGGAGCGCATACTCGTCGCCCTGGACGAACACTGA
- the rpsP gene encoding 30S ribosomal protein S16, with product MLRIRFQRVGSKNQPAYRIVVIDQRQQRSGDVLENIGFHNPRTRPTTDQVDSARALHWLSVGAQPTEAAKYVLRRAGTWALFERLQKGEAKDALMVEAAALKAADVSSKTSYPAPVGKAPAPKADAE from the coding sequence ATGTTGCGAATCCGTTTCCAGCGCGTAGGGTCGAAGAATCAGCCCGCGTACCGCATTGTTGTGATCGACCAGCGCCAGCAGCGCAGCGGCGATGTCCTTGAGAACATTGGCTTCCACAATCCGCGCACCCGCCCGACCACCGACCAGGTGGACAGCGCGCGCGCACTGCACTGGCTGAGTGTCGGCGCACAGCCGACCGAGGCCGCCAAGTACGTGCTGCGCCGCGCCGGGACATGGGCGCTGTTCGAGCGCCTGCAGAAGGGCGAAGCGAAGGACGCGCTAATGGTCGAGGCTGCTGCCCTGAAGGCGGCGGACGTGAGCAGCAAGACGAGCTACCCCGCACCGGTTGGCAAGGCCCCGGCCCCGAAGGCCGACGCGGAATAG
- a CDS encoding zinc ABC transporter substrate-binding protein, producing MLKVSRFAALIAAAFILTGAVAAQPVRLRIVASFSILADVVQNITLDAADVSSLIPRGADPHGFEPSARDIAALEQADIVILAGAGFEETLLQTITTSASGALIIEASACVPVRAYGEVDAHAAEEAIPVTQSASVGPLGLDLAALCAGYDVYIAELDALKSGMGFPSAAAADPATLGPLFQAGCLGHAQDAEADDEVHGTCDPHVWSNPRSVYYWTLYIRDVLSAADPANADLYAANEEEYLYAIDDLLRLELDPLITAIPAEDRTLLSNHETLGYFAAAYGFEMVGFVLPGGSAMAEPSAQDLAALIDLVQTTGIRAIFSESTLSSRVAEQVASESGAQIFTLYTDSLSAEDGEASTYLDYITYNFTTIAAALSR from the coding sequence ATGCTTAAGGTCTCTCGGTTTGCCGCCTTGATCGCAGCCGCTTTCATCCTAACAGGCGCGGTCGCTGCTCAGCCAGTGCGCCTCAGGATTGTCGCCAGCTTTAGCATCCTCGCCGACGTGGTCCAAAATATCACCCTCGACGCCGCAGATGTCTCTAGCCTTATCCCGCGTGGCGCCGATCCGCACGGCTTCGAGCCATCTGCCCGCGACATCGCCGCTCTTGAACAAGCCGACATCGTCATCCTTGCCGGCGCAGGGTTTGAAGAAACCCTTCTCCAGACCATCACGACCTCTGCTTCCGGTGCGCTGATCATTGAGGCCTCAGCTTGCGTGCCGGTGCGCGCTTACGGGGAAGTCGATGCGCACGCTGCTGAAGAGGCCATTCCAGTCACTCAATCCGCGTCCGTCGGCCCGCTCGGCCTCGACCTCGCCGCCTTGTGCGCCGGCTATGACGTCTATATCGCCGAACTCGACGCCCTCAAATCCGGCATGGGTTTTCCCTCCGCGGCAGCAGCCGATCCCGCGACCCTCGGTCCGCTCTTTCAGGCCGGCTGCCTCGGCCATGCTCAGGACGCCGAAGCTGACGACGAAGTCCACGGCACCTGCGACCCGCACGTCTGGTCCAATCCCCGCAGTGTCTACTACTGGACGCTCTATATCCGTGACGTTCTTTCTGCCGCCGACCCGGCCAATGCCGATCTTTACGCGGCCAACGAAGAGGAATACCTCTACGCCATCGACGACCTGCTCCGCCTCGAACTCGATCCTCTCATCACGGCCATTCCTGCCGAAGACCGCACCCTCCTTAGCAATCACGAAACCCTCGGCTACTTTGCTGCGGCCTACGGCTTCGAAATGGTCGGCTTCGTTCTCCCTGGCGGCTCGGCGATGGCCGAACCGTCCGCCCAGGATCTCGCCGCCCTGATTGACCTCGTCCAGACCACCGGCATCCGCGCCATCTTCTCCGAAAGCACCTTGTCCTCTCGCGTCGCCGAGCAGGTAGCTTCGGAGTCCGGCGCGCAGATCTTCACCCTGTATACCGACTCGCTCAGCGCCGAGGACGGCGAAGCGTCTACTTATCTCGACTACATCACGTATAATTTCACCACAATCGCGGCGGCACTCTCGCGCTAG